A genomic window from Silene latifolia isolate original U9 population chromosome Y, ASM4854445v1, whole genome shotgun sequence includes:
- the LOC141631033 gene encoding putative mitochondrial protein AtMg00310: MTIFKLPANFFEELRSLVTRFWWGSNQGQKKRAWISWDRMCRPKTKGGLGFRDFNKFNEPLLGKQAWRLLTNDDTLMVCVLKGKYFPHCDFMEAEIGTNPSYIWRSIFGVKTVLDMGIRKRVGDGLNTNVWTDPWILGTSSRKAICPRGDSSPLLKVAEHMNEEGSGWNYDIVHELFLPFESIWEGLGLDILDSVGFERVREWVEVMMEDADGDLWIKLMVGS; this comes from the exons ATGACTATCTTTAAGTTACCGGCTAATTTTTTTGAGGAATTACGATCTCTTGTGACACGGTTTTGGTGGGGTTCGAACCAAGGACAGAAGAAGAGGGCTTGGATATCCTGGGACCGTATGTGTAGGCCAAAGACCAAGGGAGGACTCGGCTTTCGGGATTTCAATAAGTTTAATGAGCCTTTGTTAGGTAAACAAGCGTGGCGGTTATTGACTAACGATGATACCCTGATGGTTTGTGTGCTCAAAGGCAAGTATTTCCCTCATTGTGATTTTATGGAAGCAGAAATTGGAACCAATCCAAGCTATATATGGCGGAGTATTTTTGGTGTTAAGACTGTCCTGGACATGGGCATAAGGAAACGTGTGGGTGATGGTCTCAACACTAATGTCTGGACTGATCCATGGATCCTAGGGACAAGTTCGCGTAAAGCTATTTGTCCCAGGGGTGACTCTAGTCCACTTTTGAAGGTGGCTGAGCATATGAATGAGGAAGGGTCAGGCTGGAATTATGACATAGTTCATGAGCTTTTTCTCCCATTTGAAA GTATTTGGGAGGGCTTGGGTCTAGATATTTTGGACAGTGTGGGGTTCGAGCGAGTGCGAGAGTGGGTTGAAGTGATGATGGAGGATGCTGATGGTGACCTATGGATAAAGCTCATGGTTGGGAGTTAG